A genomic region of Oryza glaberrima chromosome 1, OglaRS2, whole genome shotgun sequence contains the following coding sequences:
- the LOC127760030 gene encoding uncharacterized protein LOC127760030, whose protein sequence is MCFKLGTCFGVGVGGGDDYYRGYTTVATDETGRKANNDVARKPVTAAAAATRDVYGRAADQPSPKPPAAARNSKVADDTGVKQPAAAAPVISRYPGHVY, encoded by the coding sequence ATGTGCTTCAAGCTGGGCACCTGCTTTGGCgttggcgttggcggcggcgacgactacTACCGAGGCTACACCACCGTGGCCACCGACGAGACAGGCCGCAAAGCCAACAACGACGTCGCAAGAAAacccgtcaccgccgccgccgccgcaacaaGGGATGTCtacggccgcgccgccgaccagcCGTCGCCGAAGCCGCCGGCCGCTGCGAGGAACAGCAAGGTCGCTGATGACACGGGGGTAAAGcagccagctgctgctgctccggtcATCTCGAGGTATCCGGGTCATGTCTACTAG
- the LOC127754396 gene encoding putative lipid phosphate phosphatase 3, chloroplastic: protein MRGENTDGRREVQLGPHTIQTHGVRLARNHLHDWVVLILLAAVVIALHFAPPFSRFVGKDMMTYVSYPVKQSTVPAWGVPIISIVCPVIIFLSVYIARRDVYDLHHATLGVLYSVLITAVVTTVVKNAVGRPRPDFFWRCFPDGKQLYDQVTGDVICHGEKSFLKDGRKSFPSGHTSWSFAGLGFLSLYLSGKIKVFDRQGHVAKLCIMILPLLIASLVGISRIDDYRHHWEDVFAGGLLGFIMAMLCYLHFFPPPYHHQGWGPYAYFHMLEELQVANSHNAESQQSVCGHHVELSRQHNSRTSRNDLEAGRV from the exons ATGCGTGGAGAGAATACG GATGGGAGGAGGGAGGTTCAGCTGGGCCCTCACACGATTCAGACACATGGAGTTAGATTGGCCAGAAATCACCTGCATGATTGGGTCGTTCTTATTTTACTTGCTGCAGTTGTGATTGCCCTGCATTTCGCTCCTCCATTTAGCCGGTTTGTTGGGAAGGATATGATGACTTATGTTAGTTACCCGGTGAAACAAAGCACTGTACCAGCATGGGGTGTTCCT ATAATATCCATAGTTTGCCCTGTAATTATCTTTCTATCCGTTTATATCGCTAGAAGAGATGTCTATGATCTTCATCACGCAACATTAG GTGTGCTTTACTCGGTGCTGATAACTGCAGTTGTAACTACTGTGGTAAAGAATGCAGTAGGAAGACCTAGGCCAGACTTCTTTTGGCGGTGTTTTCCTGATGGAAAGCAG TTATATGATCAAGTGACAGGTGATGTGATTTGTCATGGAGAGAAAAGCTTCTTAAAGGATGGACGCAAGAGTTTTCCTAGTGGACACACGTCGT GGTCTTTTGCTGGACTTGGATTTCTGTCACTCTACCTATCTGGCAAAATTAAGGTGTTTGATCGCCAAGGTCATGTTGCCAAACTCTGCATTATGATTCTTCCCCTTCTTATTGCTTCACTCGTCGGGATTTCTAGAATAGATGACTATCGACACCACTGGGAGGATGTGTTTGCTGGCGGCCTACTAG GATTTATCATGGCGATGCTCTGTTACTTGCACTTCTTTCCACCTCCATACCATCATCAAG GTTGGGGACCGTATGCATACTTCCATATGCTTGAGGAGCTTCAAGTGGCCAACTCCCACAATGCAGAAAGCCAGCAGTCAGTGTGTGGGCATCATGTTGAGCTATCTAGACAACACAATAGCAGGACATCAAGAAATGATCTGGAAGCTGGCCGTGTGTAA